A region from the Aphis gossypii isolate Hap1 chromosome 1, ASM2018417v2, whole genome shotgun sequence genome encodes:
- the LOC114131089 gene encoding LOW QUALITY PROTEIN: coiled-coil and C2 domain-containing protein 2A (The sequence of the model RefSeq protein was modified relative to this genomic sequence to represent the inferred CDS: inserted 1 base in 1 codon), whose protein sequence is MDENDLEVLDCSETPHETPEPSELTSNTAVDVAMSPASVLGSRRPSIDGMSSTCTSQSEVRSFKDRLREHVNQVKERASNTVVVEQSKTKVQQNVKQPAERLAQLMSSENQAVAAALEKHEKEKISKNVVINNMQEVDHEIESYNFFTKVWDPPTRTETHEKSAESSDAEVGFSNEENKKLVTEDYLGLTDGEDVDVLDHSLVPFLNTSIKIKEAAEKIYFIPDGSQVDLAKRLNSRQPRYLEREGLYVGTYPSVHEKCLNKLQQRLLKANEFHWFGEDGEPIRLPDPLTSPSRNFMDSIENNGYLDIKYISAVPFKSPYSFNNDSQDSKEIKFLLELEISKIQFSHHALFSRQHVLDKRLLQLYHKYKCRQDIARTKMLSGRLEALRNAKDTLVKVMAEENNKDLLENHENRLHRYKTEIKETRAQRLLEGKSDRTLVSNILETWRDLKKLRERQEYIVTSTKLEIIVDDHDNTEEWETEFNRLVAETLEEMREKNIETNIPKVRDQVFSILSDSLRSPGEPIITFILSKIEPTPEDSITAKDELQRRLALSKYSIWFDVIFNGHIVCESTLLPIDDSFSVDVNQKFVVEIHQWPDTLSLNIHCENLSSKNMFTKNPIAELYIPFPMSNTTLDVVDMENLEFSCFGNQSFQNAGVGSGVEFKVFSEDMETQCLYTSGEVLCKAGWGTFNDKILCPPENYFDRIYSQNTNILSTKAEKILGLMNDLHPDPNDPNNVSFFEALKNVDEEMDFKMKSKFSVNIYKKMLEFCSEEEIDSNPRLKLLKLRDRGEIEFRMAKAVPLKEWLIPKDIFNEFENRVATSELALEVAGLGPLETSRIWGRYSVIKLYDKILKQCKLGNRNKITRDIIVEDTVPDIGTLGLTFMKMFQPKRPLRPKRKERKKIPVKSLSGQEIKVVINVMRAFEVPVRKNSDMMMGDIAMVPVQPFIEISFKNQTSRTTTAEGSNPTWNQDLQLIVRSNSVNLCPNEVQPIDDCIHINMYDEMVIDILEDGRTRETNIHQRLERHWLGSCVIPISALFNSSQIEGIFQMNTPKHLLGYERLVSNSESSHYRNSTFLSLFIMVQPPLHHPEPIKEKLDCSESFNFERYLEYWSAEAAKQFPGRPVKTLVIHCSGKSVCVTRFFRPLPLPVISEDVPNVTAEMVARFISLIPVVNSNVLLIGCFDVWLTGDQLLGLLFGGGSGIDHGLLLCCYFAKLNVRSWLLLGTGVSRGEAAYVLTSRPAPDQLAAAPVYDIWDPLTGQKYSTCDSFSPVQEAYCLINAENIWLNVQYEKSVPRTRWDVTQTRDWNPAFGRYQAAPTAAGSVQPDTVDYTPAAIADARLLQDKLETTLRNALMKWRVKSKTVWNRYCVSVLRKILPNLERETWNGGXQDITATENGYLAELQHLLVSHKMCGFPINRPYSNTEVLVDAIQSTGMHLNENPLVEFALAVYVHPYPNQVLSVWIYLASLQPRR, encoded by the exons atggatGAGAATGATTTGGAAGTTCTTGATTGTTCTGAAACACCTCATGAAACGCCAGAGCCATCTGAACTAACATCAAATACTGCTGTAGATGTG gcTATGAGTCCAGCTAGTGTGTTGGGCAGTCGTAGACCATCAATTGATGGTATGTCCAGCACATGTACATCACAGTCAGAAGTACGCTCATTTAAAGATCGTCTCAGAGAACATGTCAATCAAGTcaag GAACGAGCTTCCAACACGGTGGTAGTTGAACAAAGTAAAACTAAGGTTCAACAAAATGTCAAACAACCTGCAGAACGTCTAGCCCAATTG atgAGTTCAGAAAATCAGGCAGTTGCTGCTGCATTAGAGAAACATGAAAAAGAAAAGATCAGTAAAAATGTGGTCATAAACAATATGCAAGAG gtaGACCATGAAATTgaaagttacaattttttcactAAAGTATGGGATCCTCCTACTAGAACTGAAACACATGAAAAATCAGCCGAATCTAGTG atgcAGAAGTTGGTTTTTCtaatgaagaaaataaaaaactagtcACAGAAGATTATTTAGGACTGACAGATGGAGAGGATGTTGATGTTTTAGATCATTCGTTAgtaccatttttaaatacatcaataaaaataaaagaagctGCTgagaagatttattttattccagaTGGATCTCAAG tgGATCTTGCAAAACGACTGAATTCAAGACAACCAAGATATCTAGAGAGAGAAGGACTTTATGTTGGTACATATCCTTCAGTTCATGAAAAATGTCTAAATAAACTTCAACAAAGACTTCTTAAGGCTAATGAATT TCATTGGTTTGGTGAAGACGGTGAACCCATTAGATTACCTGATCCGTTGACCAGCCCATCTCGTAATTTTATGGACTCCATTGAAAATAATGGGTATTTAGACATAAAGTATATTAGT GCAGTACCATTTAAAAGCCCCTACAGTTTCAACAATGACTCCCAAGAttctaaagaaataaaatttcttttagaattagaaatttcaaaaattcagTTTAGTCATCATGCTCTTTTCAGTCGACAACATGTTTTAGACAAGCGACTGTTACAATTATATCATAAGTATAAGTGTCGTCAAGATATTGCAAGAACAAAAATGTTGTCTGGAAGGTTGGAGGCGTTACGCAATGCAAAAGATACTTTAGTTAAGGTCATGGCGGAAGAAAACAATAAAGATTTGCTTGAAAACCATGAAAATCGTTTACATAG atataaaacaGAAATTAAAGAAACTCGAGCCCAAAGATTGCTGGAAGGTAAATCAGATCGAACTTTAGTGTCTAATATTTTGGAGACTTGGAGGGacttgaaaaaattaagagAAAGGCAAGAATACATTGTTACTAGTACTAAGTTGGAAATAATTGTTGATGACCACGATAATACTGAGGAATGGGAAACTGAGTtcaatag attagtAGCAGAGACTCTTGAAGAAATGAgggagaaaaatattgaaacaaatattcctAAAGTCCGAGATCAGGTGTTCAGTATTCTCTCAGATTCATTAAGATCACCAGGAGAgccaattattacatttattttgtctaaAATTGAACCTACCCCTGAAGATTCTATTACTGCAAaaga TGAGCTTCAGCGAAGGTTGGCGTTgtctaaatattctatttggtTTGATGTGATATTTAATGGTCATATAGTGTGTGAATCTACTTTATTACCAATCGATGATAGCTTTTCTGTTGATGTTAATCAGAAATTTGTTGTCGAAATTCATCAGTGGCCTGatacattatcattaaatatacattgtgAAAACCTtagttcaaaaaatatgtttacaaaaaatcCTATAGCTGAACTTTACATACCATTTCCTATGAG caatACTACATTAGATGTAGTTGACATGGAAAATTTGGAATTCAGTTGTTTTGGCAATCAAAGTTTTCAAAATGCTGGTGTTGGTAGTGGCGTggaatttaaagtattttcagAAGATATGGAAACTCAATGTTTATATACCTCTGGTGAAGTTTTGTGTAAGGCTGGTTGGGGTACATTTAATGATAAGATATTATGCCCTCCTGAAAATTACTTTGACAGAATTTATTCACAAAA taCCAATATTTTGTCAACTAAAGCAGAGAAGATTTTGGGTTTGATGAATGATTTGCATCCAGATCCAAATGATCCAAACAATGTATCATTTTTTGAGGCTCTAAaa AATGTTGATGAAGAAatggattttaaaatgaagTCAAAATTTAgtgttaacatttataaaaaaatgttagaattTTGTTCAGAAGAAGAAATAGATTCTAATCCtagactaaaattattaaaactacgtGATCGTGGAGAAATAGAATTTAGAATGGCCAAAGCTGTACCATTAAAAGAATGGCTTATACcaaaagatatatttaat gaattTGAAAATCGTGTAGCAACTTCTGAGCTTGCACTTGAAGTTGCTGGTCTTGGACCTTTGGAAACTAGTAGAATCTGGGGACGTTATTCGGTTATCAAACTTTATGACAAGATTCTTAAACAATGTAAACTTGGTAACAGGAATAAAATAACCAGAGACATCATTGTTGAAGACACTGTACCTGATATTGG gaCCTTAGGTTTgacatttatgaaaatgtttcaGCCTAAACGGCCATTACGTCCTAAAAGAAaggaaaggaaaaaaataccaGTTAAAAGCTTATCAGGACAAGAAATTAAA GTTGTTATCAATGTTATGAGAGCTTTTGAGGTACCCGTAAGAAAAAACTCTGATATGATGATGGGAGACATAGCAATGGTTCCAGTACAaccttttattgaaatatcctTTAAGAATCAAACAAGTAGAACAACTACAGCTGAAGGTTCTAATCCAACATGGAACCAAGATTTACAATTGATTGTGAG aTCAAATTCAGTTAATTTATGTCCTAATGAAGTTCAACCTATTGATGACTGCATTCACATAAATATGTACGATGAAAtggttatagatatattagaaGATGGTAGAACCCGAGAAACAAACATTCATCAACGGTTGGAGAGACATTGGTTAGGAAGCTGTGTAATACCAATATCAGCATTATTCAACAGCTCTcaa ATTGAGGGAATATTCCAAATGAACACCCCTAAACATCTCTTGGGATATGAAAGACTTGTGTCAAATTCTGAAAGTTCTCATTATAGAAACTCAACTTTTCTAAGCTTATTTATTATGGTCCAGCCTCCATTACATCATCCTGAACCTATAAAG GAGAAATTGGATTGCAGCGAATCGTTTAATTTTGAGCGATATTTAGAATATTGGTCTGCAGAAGCGGCAAAACAGTTTCCCGGAAGGCCCGTGAAAACCTTAGTTATACACTGCAGCGGTAAATCTGTCTGTGTAACCAGATTCTTCAGGCCATTACCACTCCCTG tgatCTCCGAGGACGTACCAAATGTCACTGCTGAAATGGTAGCCAGATTTATATCGCTCATACCTGTGGTTAACAGTAACGTTTTGCTCATCGGCTGTTTTGACGTCTGGTTGACCGGAGAT CAACTGTTGGGCTTGCTGTTCGGCGGGGGTTCTGGTATCGACCATGGTCTGTTGCTGTGTTGTTACTTCGCCAAACTAAACGTCCGATCTTGGTTGCTGCTGGGCACCGGCGTATCCCGTGGCGAAGCAGCTTACGTACTGACATCGCGCCCGGCACCTGACCAACTGGCCGCCGCTCCTGTTTACGATATCTGGGACCCACTCACCGGTCAGAAGTACTCTACGTGCGACAGCTTTTCGCCCGTACAGGAAGCATACTGTTTGATCAACGCCGAAAAT atttgGTTGAATGTCCAATACGAAAAATCGGTGCCCAGGACCCGGTGGGACGTAACGCAGACACGGGATTGGAATCCGGCTTTCGGCCGGTATCAGGCGGCGCCCACCGCAGCAGGTTCCGTGCAGCCAGATACGGTGGACTACACGCCGGCGGCCATCGCGGACGCTCGTCTCCTACAGGACAAGCTGGAGACGACGTTGCGGAACGCTCTGATGAAGTGGCGAGTCAAGTCCAAGACCGTGTGGAACAGGTATTGCGTATCGGTGCTGCGAAAAATCCTGCCGAACCTGGAGCGAGAGACGTGGAATGGTG TGCAAGACATTACCGCCACGGAAAACGGTTACCTGGCCGAGTTACAACACTTGCTCGTTTCTCACAAG atGTGTGGTTTTCCCATCAACAGACCTTATAGTAACACTGAAGTTTTAGTTGACGCCATACAGTCTACAGGAATGCATTTAAACGAAAACCCACTAGTGGAGTTCGCGCTAGCCGTTTACGTGCATCCGTACCCGAATCAAGTTTTGTCGGTTTGGATCTACCTGGCATCTCTTCAACCCAGGCGTTGA